TCATAAAAAAGGGCTCGAAATTCGAGCCCTTTTTTGTGGTTTGACCGTGAGCCGTCATACCCGACCCAGATTTATTTGATGGTTATGGGAATCTCCTTAGGCAGCATTTCCTTGGTCTTGGGAATGCTCAAGGTTAGAATCCCTCTCTTGTATTCGGCAGCGATCTTATCCGTCTTCACGTTTTCAGGAAGCTCAATGGTTCTCTCATAGCTTCCCTGAGCGATCTCACGGGCCAGGTACTTCACATCCTTATCCTCTTTGACCTCTGCCTTTGTTGCTTTGAGGATCAGAGTGTTGTCTTTCACCGAGATGGTAATATTGTCCTTTTCAAAACCAGGTAATGGAAACGACAATTCAAAACTTTTTTCCAGTTCTTGAACATCCATTGCCGGACGCCAAACATTGCGCCGCTGATTGCTAACATTCATATCTTCAAAAAAACTGTTCAGCATGCTATCAAAGGTCTGGTTGATCCTGGGGCGGTTTACTTTTACGAGTGTCATGATTAATTCTCCTTTATTTAATTTCGTTTTTCAATTATCTCAACACATCCTTCCTTTATTCGAATCCCGTGCCAATGCTAATAATGAGTCATTATGGCGCATTTATGGTTTTTTACTTCTGCTACATGGCACATCTCTGCCATTATTGCCATGCTTTGAGGATTATTTTACTTTTTCAGGTATAAATGGCACTCTTTTCATAAAAACGAGCCTGCTTCAGAGTAATGGCAAGCCATGCTTTGCTTCTACTGTACAGAATTTTTGATTTTTAAAATACCCACCACAAAGACTTGAAACCCTTCATATTCCCGTCTAGCTTCAAGCGTTTATGTATCTGAATGCACATACAACCGCCCTTAGAAAAATTGTCATCCTTGCACTACTGTCCGGACTCCTCCATAGTGCTATTTTCGGGCAGGCAAATCCAATTGATAGCCTGGATATTGACAGGCTGAAACAAGAAATTGGGCAGATGCTCATGGTTGGTATTCGTGGAAGCAATCTGAATGCTCATGTCATGCAGCAAACCCGACGACAGATCACTAACGGTGATATTGGTGGTATCATTTTTTTTAAGCATAACATCAAGAACAGCCGCCAGTTCAGAATCTTTGTAAAGAGCATTTCAACCTCTCCGGCACCGCATCCTCTTTTACTGGCAGTTGACGAAGAGGGTGGCCAGGTACGTCGATTGCGCAAAGCTCAAGGGTTTATTGAATTTCCATCTGCAGCGCATGTCGGGAAAAACTTCAACGACTTAGAAGCGGATGCTGTCTATTCTCAGATGGCAACCCAGATTCACAGGACAGGTTTGAATTTGAATCTAGGTCCGGTAGTAGATGTAAATGTAAACCGGGCTTCCCCTGCCATTGGCCAACTTAACCGCAGTTTTTCACGTGATCCGGGCAGAGTATTCGACCTCGGTGAAATCTTTATTCGCGCTCATCGGGCTAAAAAAGTGCTAACCACCTTGAAACACTACCCTGGTCACGGCAGTTCTCGGGAAGATACACATAATGATCTGACTGATATTACTCACACTTGGCGAAGTTCCGAGCAATTGCCCTTTAGGCGGCTCATTGATTCATCGTTAGTAGACTTGATCATGGCTGGGCACCTGTTCGATCATAACAT
The Candidatus Neomarinimicrobiota bacterium DNA segment above includes these coding regions:
- a CDS encoding Hsp20/alpha crystallin family protein — protein: MTLVKVNRPRINQTFDSMLNSFFEDMNVSNQRRNVWRPAMDVQELEKSFELSFPLPGFEKDNITISVKDNTLILKATKAEVKEDKDVKYLAREIAQGSYERTIELPENVKTDKIAAEYKRGILTLSIPKTKEMLPKEIPITIK
- a CDS encoding glycoside hydrolase family 3 N-terminal domain-containing protein; translated protein: MYLNAHTTALRKIVILALLSGLLHSAIFGQANPIDSLDIDRLKQEIGQMLMVGIRGSNLNAHVMQQTRRQITNGDIGGIIFFKHNIKNSRQFRIFVKSISTSPAPHPLLLAVDEEGGQVRRLRKAQGFIEFPSAAHVGKNFNDLEADAVYSQMATQIHRTGLNLNLGPVVDVNVNRASPAIGQLNRSFSRDPGRVFDLGEIFIRAHRAKKVLTTLKHYPGHGSSREDTHNDLTDITHTWRSSEQLPFRRLIDSSLVDLIMAGHLFDHNIDSKYPASLSREHIQKTLRGELGYTGVVITDDLQMGAIIKRYGLDEIIIAAINAGCDILQFSDPLNLEQDLPSRVRRVVITAIKSGEIDPQRIHESYERIVDLKNSFTNNSDKTTD